The genome window ATATCCCATGTGTATCCCCTGAAGGGGCATGAAGCCCTGTTGGGGATGAACCTGCTCGACTCTCCGTATGGCGAAGCCTCTGTCGCCGCCCACGATCATAATGGCATCAGCGTGTTCGGCCCGCTGCAGTTGCCTGACGGCACAACGGCGCTGGTGGGGATTCTGCCGGTGTTTTTGAAGGATGATGCCCATCAGGGGCAGTTCTGGGGCACGGCCTTTATTGCGCTCGGTTTTCCACAGCTGCTTGATGTTGCCAACCTTGGCCTCATTGAAAAGCAGGGTTTGAGCTATGATATCCTGAGTTTTGACCGCCACACGGAGGAGTGGAGGCCCATTGCTGCCAGCGCCCGTCCTTTTGATGAAGACGCGCCGCATCTGAACATGCCCTTACAGATATTTGACGCCAACTGGCAGTTTCGCATCTCCTATAATCAACCATGGCACGGGTTTTTTGAAAACTGGTTCTATATTTTTTCCGCCGCGCTGCTCAGTCTTTTGCTTGCCTCGCTTGCCCAGAAAAACCGTCATTTGGCTGAAGCCCACTGCCGCCTTGAAGAAATGGTGTATAACGATACGCTTACCGGCACCCTCAACAGACGCGGACTTTTTCATACCATGGCGACCCGTGGGGCGGATTGGCAAGATGAAAAAATCGTCTTGTATTATCTGGACTTAGATCGTTTTAAAGATATTAATGATACCTATGGACATAATGCTGGTGACCGAGTATTGCAACATTTCGCGGCTGTCATACAGTCCGTTGCGCCGCAAGGCAGCGTGTTTGCCCGCATGGGCGGCGATGAATTCATTCTGGTGCTGTTCAGCACAGACACAGATATGCAAATGACTGCCGGGCTGGACAGGGCCGCCGCAACGCTGGCAAGGGGCCTGCCCCATGAGGGGCTGGCCGAACCTATCCTTTTCAGCGTGGGCAGGGCAGGGTATCCTGAAAGCGGGAAAACGCTTGACGAGTTGCTCTCGCGGGCCGACAGGGCCATGTATCTGGACAAGGAACGCCGCCGGCGGCATACACGGCAGGTCGCCCGGCAGGGCTGAACAGCAGGCTGTCGTTGAGACAAGAAAGTGTGAAAACGGAAGGCCCGAACTGCCCGGCGTCAAGGCCAGGCGGGCGCGGC of Desulfovibrio sp. contains these proteins:
- a CDS encoding sensor domain-containing diguanylate cyclase: MACARRPPKTPFDVARKSGTFLTVFVTSLCCCLAAVFFLVQRQAQVEFSRLENIILAQRDDLKGDISGLLFKTRALAALVVHSDGHVADFDDVARYLAHTRSTDVLALAPAGVISHVYPLKGHEALLGMNLLDSPYGEASVAAHDHNGISVFGPLQLPDGTTALVGILPVFLKDDAHQGQFWGTAFIALGFPQLLDVANLGLIEKQGLSYDILSFDRHTEEWRPIAASARPFDEDAPHLNMPLQIFDANWQFRISYNQPWHGFFENWFYIFSAALLSLLLASLAQKNRHLAEAHCRLEEMVYNDTLTGTLNRRGLFHTMATRGADWQDEKIVLYYLDLDRFKDINDTYGHNAGDRVLQHFAAVIQSVAPQGSVFARMGGDEFILVLFSTDTDMQMTAGLDRAAATLARGLPHEGLAEPILFSVGRAGYPESGKTLDELLSRADRAMYLDKERRRRHTRQVARQG